One Cedecea neteri DNA segment encodes these proteins:
- a CDS encoding pyridoxamine 5'-phosphate oxidase family protein has translation MSEKMTKKSVWHEGEIFLQDKAGVTERMAEVGQRVIRDYMPEQHRDFYAQLPFIVIGSIAPNGEAWATFLEGEPGFVLSPTSTHLTIAASVPGEDPAREGMVPNASIGLLGIELHTRRRNRMNGTLQQTEGGLQVEVDQSFGNCPRYIQLREFTFTRAPGSHAGGTVETLPGLDAEASAMIQAADAFFVASWAERDGKQQADVSHRGGKPGFIRVSNDGTLTIPDFNGNLFFATLGNILLNGQAGLLFVDFISGDMLQMTGEAKVILDSPEIAAFQGAERLWTFKAHRVVRRRNALALRWKSEAKGHSPHSLMTGSWQEAASKIKATELATRWRPFCVVNIVDESRSIRSFYLQPDDGAGLLPHLAGQHLPIRVKLHGAEAPAIRTYTLSSAPSDGFYRISVKREGSVSSHLHNGVSIGDIIDVRAPAGGFILDAHAPRPAVLLAGGVGITPMLAMLRHIVYEGLRKQRIRQTFLFQAARQVEDLPFTQEIGELVAAAKGAVQVIRVLSQPGSAQPGVDYDVHGHIDMPLLTSRLPFNDYDFYLCGPATFTQSLYDGLRKYNIGDDRIHAEAFGPSALVRTTDSQTSKPGALQPSTSPVPIAFMRSLKEARWLPDSGSLLELAEARGLTPEFSCREGHCGTCRTKLLKGSVTYPKIPSASMANDEVLICCAVPAQLPAGEENRIQLEL, from the coding sequence ATGAGCGAGAAGATGACGAAAAAGTCGGTCTGGCATGAAGGTGAAATATTCCTGCAGGATAAGGCTGGCGTAACCGAACGCATGGCTGAAGTGGGCCAGCGAGTGATACGCGATTACATGCCTGAACAGCATCGTGACTTCTACGCTCAGTTGCCTTTTATCGTCATCGGCAGCATCGCCCCGAATGGCGAAGCGTGGGCAACATTTCTGGAAGGTGAGCCTGGTTTTGTCTTATCTCCGACCTCAACCCACCTGACGATTGCAGCGTCGGTGCCAGGTGAAGATCCGGCCAGAGAAGGAATGGTGCCCAACGCATCTATTGGCCTGCTGGGAATCGAGCTTCATACCCGACGGCGTAACCGGATGAACGGCACGCTGCAGCAGACGGAGGGCGGCCTTCAGGTTGAAGTCGACCAAAGCTTCGGTAACTGCCCGCGCTATATTCAACTCCGTGAATTCACTTTTACCCGTGCGCCCGGTAGTCATGCAGGTGGTACGGTAGAGACGCTCCCGGGGCTGGACGCTGAAGCAAGCGCAATGATTCAGGCAGCGGATGCCTTTTTTGTCGCCTCCTGGGCCGAAAGAGACGGTAAACAGCAGGCAGATGTTTCCCACCGTGGCGGCAAACCGGGCTTCATCCGGGTTAGCAACGACGGCACGCTGACCATTCCTGACTTCAACGGCAATCTCTTTTTTGCCACGCTAGGTAATATTCTGCTTAACGGCCAGGCTGGTCTGCTTTTCGTGGACTTTATCAGCGGCGACATGCTGCAAATGACCGGCGAAGCAAAAGTCATTCTGGACTCACCGGAAATCGCCGCCTTCCAGGGCGCAGAACGGCTATGGACGTTTAAAGCCCACCGGGTTGTACGCCGCCGCAACGCGCTGGCATTGCGCTGGAAGTCTGAGGCTAAAGGGCATTCCCCTCATTCACTGATGACCGGCAGTTGGCAGGAAGCTGCGAGCAAGATAAAAGCCACAGAGCTGGCAACACGCTGGCGACCATTTTGCGTGGTAAACATTGTCGATGAGAGCCGCTCGATCCGCTCCTTCTATCTTCAGCCGGATGATGGCGCGGGTCTGCTACCCCATCTCGCCGGACAGCACTTGCCCATTCGCGTGAAACTTCACGGCGCAGAAGCCCCGGCAATCCGTACTTACACGCTTTCATCGGCTCCGTCCGACGGCTTTTATCGCATTAGCGTCAAGCGGGAAGGAAGCGTCTCCAGCCACCTGCACAACGGCGTTTCCATTGGCGATATTATTGACGTTCGTGCTCCGGCAGGTGGTTTCATCCTTGATGCGCATGCGCCACGCCCTGCCGTATTGCTGGCCGGCGGCGTGGGCATTACCCCGATGCTCGCCATGCTGCGGCACATTGTCTATGAAGGGTTACGCAAACAACGTATCCGACAAACATTTTTGTTCCAGGCAGCAAGACAGGTGGAAGATTTGCCTTTTACTCAGGAGATTGGCGAGCTGGTCGCGGCAGCCAAAGGTGCCGTGCAAGTGATTCGCGTCCTCAGTCAGCCTGGAAGTGCTCAACCTGGTGTGGACTATGATGTTCATGGCCATATCGATATGCCTTTGCTGACCAGTCGTCTGCCGTTTAACGACTACGATTTCTACCTTTGCGGTCCGGCGACGTTCACCCAATCTCTCTACGACGGACTGCGGAAATACAACATCGGCGATGACAGAATCCATGCTGAAGCCTTTGGCCCCTCAGCGCTGGTTCGCACCACAGACAGCCAAACGTCAAAACCTGGCGCCCTACAGCCTTCCACCAGCCCCGTACCGATTGCTTTTATGCGTTCGCTAAAAGAAGCTCGCTGGTTGCCGGATTCAGGTTCGCTTTTAGAGCTGGCCGAAGCCAGGGGATTAACCCCGGAATTCAGCTGTCGGGAAGGCCACTGCGGAACCTGTCGGACTAAACTCCTCAAAGGCTCAGTCACCTACCCGAAAATCCCGTCCGCAAGCATGGCAAATGATGAGGTACTGATTTGCTGCGCAGTTCCGGCACAGCTGCCCGCAGGTGAAGAAAACCGCATTCAGCTTGAGTTATAA
- a CDS encoding LysR family transcriptional regulator, with protein MDRWQAMKIFVKVAETESFAAAARQLHISAPVVTRAIAALEEVIGTRLFIRTTRTVKLTEPGLQYLNDCRTILTSIEEAEAAAAGSYATPSGILSVTASVLFGQKFVLPVITDYLDAWPTMRARSLFVDRQVNIIEEGIDVAVRIGHLPDSGLTATKVGTVRRVVCASPGYLEKYGTPITPADLKNHRIASSASAWASPEWRFAGEQRVMINAALQCNNNESSIATAKAGWGLTRVLDYQIASALRDGTLQIVLSDYELEPLPIHVVHTEGRHVSAKVRTFVDLIVARLRANPLLN; from the coding sequence ATGGATCGTTGGCAGGCGATGAAAATTTTCGTCAAAGTCGCAGAAACCGAGAGTTTTGCCGCAGCAGCGCGCCAGCTCCATATCAGTGCCCCGGTGGTCACCCGCGCGATTGCCGCGCTGGAAGAGGTCATCGGAACCCGGCTATTTATTCGCACCACACGCACAGTGAAGCTGACCGAGCCTGGCCTGCAATACCTCAACGACTGCCGCACGATTCTCACCAGCATAGAGGAAGCCGAGGCTGCAGCGGCAGGCTCCTATGCCACGCCGTCCGGGATCCTGTCGGTCACCGCCTCTGTTCTGTTCGGCCAGAAATTCGTCCTGCCTGTCATCACTGATTACCTTGATGCATGGCCAACCATGCGCGCCAGGTCGTTGTTCGTTGATCGCCAGGTGAACATCATAGAAGAAGGCATTGACGTTGCCGTACGTATTGGGCACCTGCCCGACTCCGGACTGACGGCAACCAAAGTCGGTACCGTTCGCCGGGTTGTATGTGCTTCGCCGGGCTACCTGGAAAAATACGGCACGCCGATAACACCTGCGGATCTTAAAAACCATCGTATTGCCTCTTCGGCCAGCGCCTGGGCCTCACCGGAATGGCGCTTTGCGGGTGAGCAACGCGTCATGATCAATGCCGCGCTCCAGTGCAACAACAACGAGTCATCAATTGCCACCGCAAAAGCGGGGTGGGGATTGACGCGAGTCCTGGATTATCAGATAGCGTCGGCCCTGCGCGACGGCACACTGCAAATCGTACTAAGCGATTACGAGCTTGAGCCACTCCCCATACATGTGGTGCATACCGAAGGCCGCCACGTTTCTGCAAAAGTACGCACTTTTGTTGATCTGATTGTTGCCCGGCTCCGCGCGAACCCTTTGCTGAACTGA